One genomic region from Leptospira montravelensis encodes:
- a CDS encoding glycosyl hydrolase family 18 protein, which yields MSESENPSTSKRPLSNAAKYTLLFASWVFLSTISFYLGMNLIQNDGTALVLKDTAKVGNANPSVVEASTPSLGTPSEMETKENGESQTTTENPEESVELPGFVPDDNVSFRSSAWSTDWTAMKKTVHLYNEIHPFIYTMKGGLSNNGELISSWSSTSRKERVQELRVLNPKVKIIPTIFRWENPKEKIQENIGMGGRNDIRDHHIQVIVNEIMTYGYDGIDIDYEGMSCDKKEKFEEFFVLLAREVHKKGKLISVAVHPKTPAEKSKKKELQCRGLSKPIALDFRENWRGPTTHDYAFLAKHADRVKIMAYELHPRKYHNPGPGPQAPNVWLKDIITYAKKRVPTHKLYMAIPTYGYDWALNCKASAKAIYHSDAQRIKAGTHKNRQPTDINRILNEENKVANWKNLSKFADIHKNRAYEDPSLWYTSGGCDRVAFYMNRRAFEEKMTLLRKYDLGGFSFWQLVTDNDPEINVYLSKLVQGQLPPVEKAKEEEEPKEDTAVPANDTKESLKVSESKSKSKTKKF from the coding sequence ATGTCCGAATCTGAAAACCCATCCACATCCAAACGTCCGCTGTCAAATGCAGCTAAATACACACTTTTATTTGCCTCTTGGGTGTTTCTTTCCACAATTTCCTTTTATTTAGGAATGAACTTAATCCAAAACGATGGAACTGCTCTTGTTTTAAAAGATACTGCCAAAGTGGGAAATGCCAATCCTAGTGTGGTGGAAGCATCCACTCCTTCTCTCGGAACTCCATCCGAGATGGAAACCAAGGAAAACGGTGAATCCCAAACCACTACGGAAAACCCAGAGGAATCTGTGGAACTTCCTGGTTTTGTTCCTGATGATAACGTGAGTTTTCGTTCTTCCGCTTGGTCAACAGATTGGACTGCCATGAAAAAAACGGTGCATCTCTATAATGAAATCCATCCATTTATTTATACGATGAAAGGTGGGCTTTCCAATAATGGAGAACTCATTTCCAGTTGGTCGAGTACTTCGAGAAAGGAACGAGTCCAAGAACTTCGTGTTTTAAACCCAAAAGTAAAAATCATACCTACCATCTTTCGTTGGGAAAACCCAAAAGAAAAAATCCAGGAAAACATTGGGATGGGGGGACGTAACGACATCCGTGACCACCACATCCAAGTCATCGTAAATGAAATTATGACTTATGGTTATGATGGGATTGATATCGATTACGAAGGAATGTCCTGCGATAAAAAAGAAAAGTTTGAAGAGTTCTTTGTTTTACTAGCACGTGAAGTTCATAAAAAAGGAAAACTCATTTCGGTGGCGGTTCATCCCAAAACTCCAGCAGAAAAAAGTAAAAAGAAAGAACTCCAATGCCGTGGTCTTTCTAAACCAATTGCACTTGATTTTCGTGAAAATTGGAGAGGGCCAACCACCCATGACTATGCCTTCCTTGCCAAACATGCTGACCGCGTGAAGATTATGGCTTATGAACTCCATCCAAGAAAGTACCATAACCCAGGACCTGGACCTCAAGCACCTAATGTATGGCTGAAAGACATCATCACTTACGCGAAAAAAAGAGTGCCAACTCACAAACTTTATATGGCAATCCCAACTTACGGATATGACTGGGCTCTGAATTGTAAGGCATCAGCCAAAGCCATTTACCATTCGGATGCACAAAGGATCAAAGCGGGGACTCATAAAAATCGCCAACCAACTGATATCAATCGCATCTTAAACGAAGAAAACAAAGTAGCGAATTGGAAAAACTTATCTAAGTTTGCTGACATCCATAAAAACCGTGCTTACGAAGATCCTTCCCTTTGGTATACGAGTGGTGGTTGTGACCGAGTGGCTTTTTATATGAACCGCAGGGCCTTCGAAGAAAAAATGACACTTCTACGCAAATACGATTTAGGTGGATTTTCCTTTTGGCAACTTGTGACAGACAATGATCCTGAAATCAATGTCTATTTGAGTAAACTTGTCCAAGGACAACTCCCTCCTGTAGAAAAAGCAAAAGAGGAAGAAGAACCAAAAGAAGATACAGCAGTACCTGCCAATGATACAAAAGAATCATTGAAAGTATCCGAATCGAAATCCAAATCAAAAACAAAAAAGTTTTAA
- a CDS encoding L-threonylcarbamoyladenylate synthase, with protein sequence MKTLISSDVRLLANLIQEGKVVIFPTETVYGIGASTKNEAACLRVYEIKGRPKDNPLIAHFHSIESIEEVCVLSEIGRKILERFSPGPITLILPKKDKSLFPKDLGTLAVRIPKNPDIREWIRLTGGPVSAPSANLSGRPSLTKLADVVRYFDGKVDGILFAEEPSYGIESTVVSLVGEHPTLLRPGSIESEELKTLLPDLVVPNPLENSPALSMSSVPLSPGTKYKHYAPSAQVLLVSTEEFIHSLKIGFDPKDTAWIGFSFSEKALNGKLTQDTEKTYTKEEESFSEFDHFSIVSTNEEYASKLYAFFEACDLSKIQTIICEAPKLGQGWEGLRNRLEKAALKK encoded by the coding sequence ATGAAAACCTTAATCTCTTCGGATGTACGTTTGCTTGCGAACCTCATCCAAGAGGGAAAGGTGGTGATCTTTCCAACAGAAACCGTTTATGGGATTGGAGCCTCTACAAAAAACGAGGCTGCCTGTCTCCGCGTTTATGAAATCAAAGGCAGACCCAAAGACAATCCCCTCATTGCCCATTTTCATTCGATCGAATCCATTGAAGAGGTTTGTGTACTAAGTGAAATCGGTAGAAAGATACTCGAAAGATTTTCACCGGGTCCAATCACACTCATCCTTCCCAAAAAAGATAAATCTTTATTTCCCAAAGACTTGGGCACTCTCGCTGTGCGGATTCCTAAAAATCCAGATATTCGGGAATGGATTCGGCTTACGGGTGGGCCCGTATCTGCGCCTTCTGCCAATTTATCTGGGAGACCTTCCCTGACTAAACTAGCAGATGTTGTGCGATACTTTGATGGGAAGGTAGATGGAATCTTATTCGCAGAAGAGCCAAGTTACGGAATTGAATCCACGGTGGTGAGCCTTGTGGGTGAACATCCCACTTTACTTAGGCCTGGTTCCATTGAATCCGAAGAGTTAAAAACTCTCCTTCCCGACCTTGTGGTTCCGAATCCTTTGGAAAATTCTCCCGCACTCTCTATGTCTTCTGTCCCATTAAGTCCAGGAACCAAATACAAACATTACGCACCGTCAGCCCAAGTGCTTTTGGTTTCGACGGAGGAATTCATTCATAGTTTAAAAATTGGATTTGATCCCAAAGACACTGCTTGGATTGGTTTTTCTTTCTCGGAAAAAGCTCTCAATGGAAAGCTGACACAAGATACAGAGAAAACTTACACTAAAGAAGAAGAAAGTTTCTCGGAATTCGATCATTTCTCTATTGTTTCGACAAACGAAGAGTATGCGTCCAAACTTTACGCATTTTTTGAAGCCTGTGACCTTTCGAAAATCCAAACCATCATCTGCGAAGCACCAAAACTGGGCCAGGGATGGGAAGGTTTACGAAACCGTTTGGAAAAGGCAGCCCTTAAAAAATAA
- a CDS encoding S49 family peptidase, with the protein MFRILFLIIFLPFRLLYQIYLRLSLIFQSGREVYELELPAVFEDSYKSYFVKKLQGKEETVTRLELLILLKLIQKNGKIKTLDILLPPLEWTLSEFYEVRNQILAIKESGKKVRIFAKEGGVGSLLLLTAATEKYLAPESEFMVLLPSAEPMFFGKFLKTWGIEVQAFASGPYKSFAESFTRGEFSKEAKKNLETLILDLRKVLLSALTNGNKSLESLFYKPMLSADELLSAGVITGIKSENEFFSEDRKLFSGNYPSLHHSVKEFKILPKRKVEVVILPLEGGITGGDYLHKNRENGKIEAFSLIPNLKALAEDKKIKAVILEISSPGGSAFYSEQIHQEIMELKKTKIVTAYFKDTVASGGYYLGSAADHITASPVCITGSIGAVSIRANLQKLYKKFQLNKEAVGFYPFRDIHSEFQPLSKQSVQYLESQIKKIEGLFYRRVSEGRKIPLEDVPKIGMGRVYLPTVENKIVDSLGGLLDAVLEVKKRLGGKPIILTEELPTYNLKNKIPLLGGLLTELKLLESLNEVSLLSPVRLVWKNRK; encoded by the coding sequence GTGTTTCGAATTCTTTTTTTAATCATTTTCCTACCCTTCCGGCTTCTGTACCAGATTTACCTACGTCTAAGCCTAATTTTTCAGTCGGGTCGGGAAGTATATGAACTGGAATTACCGGCAGTTTTTGAAGATTCTTACAAATCCTATTTTGTCAAAAAATTGCAAGGGAAAGAAGAAACAGTCACTAGACTGGAACTTCTCATCTTACTCAAACTCATCCAAAAAAATGGGAAAATCAAAACTCTCGATATTCTTTTACCACCACTCGAATGGACTCTTTCGGAATTCTATGAAGTAAGAAACCAAATCCTCGCCATTAAAGAGTCGGGAAAAAAAGTGCGGATCTTTGCCAAGGAAGGTGGGGTTGGATCTTTATTACTCCTCACGGCTGCCACAGAAAAATATTTGGCTCCCGAATCGGAATTTATGGTTTTACTTCCGAGCGCCGAACCCATGTTCTTTGGTAAATTTTTAAAAACCTGGGGAATTGAAGTCCAAGCATTTGCTTCTGGACCTTATAAATCTTTTGCTGAAAGTTTCACTAGAGGAGAATTTTCAAAAGAGGCAAAAAAGAATTTAGAAACTCTCATTTTGGATTTAAGAAAAGTTTTACTTTCTGCCCTTACGAATGGAAACAAATCCCTAGAATCTCTATTTTACAAACCAATGCTTTCTGCAGACGAACTATTGTCAGCTGGTGTCATTACAGGGATCAAATCAGAAAATGAATTTTTCTCTGAAGATAGAAAATTGTTTTCTGGAAACTATCCAAGCCTTCACCATTCCGTCAAAGAATTCAAAATTCTGCCCAAACGGAAAGTTGAAGTGGTCATATTACCTTTAGAAGGTGGAATTACCGGCGGAGACTATTTACATAAAAATAGAGAGAACGGTAAAATCGAAGCCTTCTCTCTCATTCCTAATTTAAAAGCCCTGGCCGAAGATAAAAAAATTAAAGCCGTCATTTTAGAAATTTCCTCACCCGGGGGATCTGCCTTCTACTCCGAACAAATCCATCAAGAAATTATGGAGCTCAAAAAAACAAAAATTGTCACTGCCTACTTCAAAGATACAGTAGCCAGTGGTGGTTATTACCTTGGTTCGGCAGCAGATCATATCACTGCTTCTCCTGTTTGTATCACAGGTTCCATTGGGGCCGTGAGTATTAGGGCCAACTTACAAAAGTTATATAAAAAGTTTCAATTAAATAAAGAGGCAGTTGGATTTTACCCTTTCCGTGACATCCACTCCGAATTCCAACCTCTCTCCAAACAAAGTGTTCAGTATTTGGAATCCCAAATTAAAAAAATTGAAGGTTTGTTTTACCGCCGCGTTTCCGAAGGCCGAAAAATTCCTTTAGAAGATGTTCCAAAGATTGGAATGGGCCGGGTGTATTTACCCACTGTGGAAAACAAAATTGTAGATTCCCTTGGTGGACTTTTGGATGCCGTTCTTGAAGTCAAAAAAAGGTTAGGTGGAAAACCCATCATCTTAACCGAAGAACTCCCAACTTATAATTTAAAAAATAAAATTCCTCTCCTTGGAGGACTACTCACAGAACTGAAATTATTGGAATCCTTAAACGAAGTATCACTTTTAAGTCCTGTTCGCCTTGTTTGGAAAAACCGAAAGTAA
- the uvrA gene encoding excinuclease ABC subunit UvrA: MKEENKLSDVDSFIRIRGAREHNLKNVNLDIPRDKLVVITGLSGSGKSSLAFDTIYAEGQRRYVESLSSYARQFLGQMEKPEVDQIEGLSPAISIEQKTTHRNPRSTVGTVTEIYDYLRLLYARVGKPHCPKCGTPISSLSVDQITDRINLFPEGTKLQIMAPVIQGKKGEHKEVLERFKKEGFNRVRVNGEVYSLEDEIPLKKNFKADIDIVVDRIVMKPGIQSRLSDSVETALKTAEGIVVVEDGEKDHLFSQKLSCPKCDDVSIPELTPRLFSFNSPFGACSNCDGLGALLEFDESLLVTDREASLAEGCIEAWGGSKSNSYWYMATIQALSKKLKFNLNTAWKDLPEKVRNTILHGDSSIHIDYDFRGANSHYEFSKNYEGVIPNLKRRYKETKSDSMRQWFESFMTNHDCDECHGKRLRPEALAVKVQGVGIDAYTGFSIEKALAFTKSSEYKGAEDTISKPILKEILQRLHFLNDVGVGYLNLSRAAGTLSGGEMQRIRLATQIGSRLMGVLYILDEPSIGLHQRDNTKLVQTLKGLRNLGNTVLVVEHDKETMEEADFIVDMGPGAGVHGGEIVSFGTPEQIKKDKHSVTGKYLSGEKRISMPETRRVGNGKFLKITGATHNNLKNVEVSIPLGTLTVVTGVSGSGKSTLINEILYKELASSVMGMKLVPGKHKKILGKDQIDKVINIDQSAIGRTPRSNPATYTGLFTFVRDLFSGLEEAKVRGYGPGRFSFNVAGGRCEKCEGDGILKIEMHFLPDIYVECEVCKGKRYNRETLEVKYKGKHISDILDMTVEEAVIFFENIPNLKRKLDTLMDVGLGYIKLGQAATTFSGGEAQRIKLSTELSKRPTGKTLYILDEPTTGLHFEDIEKLLSVLQVLVDKGNSMVIIEHNLDVIKAADYIIDIGPEGGDGGGEVIATGTPEEVVTVKRSFTGQYLKKVLEEEKALNLKFSKKKSK, from the coding sequence ATGAAAGAGGAAAACAAGCTATCCGATGTGGATTCCTTTATTCGTATTCGTGGCGCTCGTGAACATAACCTTAAAAACGTAAATCTTGATATCCCGAGGGACAAACTTGTGGTCATCACTGGTCTTTCTGGTTCGGGAAAATCTTCCCTGGCTTTTGATACCATTTATGCTGAGGGGCAAAGACGATATGTGGAATCCCTTTCCAGTTATGCTCGTCAATTTCTTGGGCAAATGGAAAAACCAGAGGTAGACCAAATTGAGGGTCTAAGCCCTGCCATTTCCATCGAACAAAAAACAACCCATAGAAACCCTCGTTCCACAGTCGGAACAGTTACCGAAATTTATGACTATTTACGACTGTTATATGCAAGAGTCGGAAAACCACATTGCCCCAAATGCGGAACCCCCATTTCCAGTCTTTCTGTGGATCAAATTACAGACCGAATCAATTTATTCCCTGAAGGAACCAAACTCCAAATTATGGCTCCTGTCATCCAAGGGAAAAAAGGGGAACACAAAGAAGTTCTGGAACGTTTTAAAAAGGAAGGGTTCAACCGGGTACGAGTGAACGGGGAAGTGTATTCTTTGGAAGATGAAATTCCCTTAAAGAAAAACTTCAAAGCTGATATCGACATCGTTGTAGACCGGATTGTGATGAAACCAGGAATCCAATCACGGTTGTCTGACTCTGTAGAAACAGCTTTAAAAACTGCTGAAGGGATTGTGGTTGTAGAAGACGGGGAAAAGGATCATTTGTTTTCACAAAAATTGTCATGTCCTAAATGTGATGATGTCAGTATTCCCGAGCTCACTCCTAGACTTTTTTCGTTTAACTCGCCGTTTGGAGCTTGTTCCAATTGTGATGGTCTAGGTGCACTACTTGAATTTGATGAATCCCTTCTTGTGACTGACCGGGAAGCCTCTTTGGCAGAAGGTTGTATCGAGGCTTGGGGTGGTTCCAAATCCAATTCCTACTGGTATATGGCCACCATACAAGCGTTATCCAAAAAACTCAAATTCAACTTAAATACAGCCTGGAAAGATTTACCTGAAAAAGTACGGAATACCATTTTACATGGAGATTCTTCCATACATATTGATTATGATTTTCGTGGTGCCAATTCTCATTATGAGTTTTCCAAAAACTATGAAGGTGTGATTCCTAACCTCAAACGCCGGTACAAAGAAACCAAATCAGATTCCATGCGCCAGTGGTTTGAATCCTTTATGACAAACCATGACTGTGATGAGTGTCACGGAAAACGACTTCGTCCGGAAGCACTCGCCGTCAAAGTCCAAGGTGTAGGGATCGATGCTTATACAGGATTTTCCATTGAAAAGGCATTGGCTTTTACCAAGTCCTCTGAATACAAAGGTGCGGAAGATACCATCTCCAAACCCATCTTAAAGGAGATTTTGCAAAGACTTCATTTTTTAAACGATGTAGGTGTTGGGTATTTGAATTTAAGCCGGGCTGCCGGAACTCTTTCTGGTGGAGAAATGCAAAGGATTCGCCTCGCGACCCAAATTGGCTCTCGCCTAATGGGCGTTTTGTACATTTTAGATGAACCATCCATTGGTCTCCACCAGAGAGACAATACCAAACTCGTTCAAACCTTAAAAGGACTTAGGAACTTAGGAAATACCGTCCTCGTAGTGGAACATGACAAAGAAACTATGGAAGAAGCTGATTTCATTGTGGATATGGGCCCTGGGGCCGGAGTTCATGGTGGAGAAATTGTTTCCTTTGGAACCCCGGAACAAATCAAAAAGGACAAACATTCTGTCACAGGAAAATACCTTTCTGGAGAAAAACGGATTTCTATGCCAGAAACTCGCCGGGTGGGAAATGGTAAGTTTCTAAAGATCACGGGAGCTACGCATAACAACCTAAAGAATGTGGAAGTGTCTATTCCCCTCGGAACACTCACAGTTGTCACTGGTGTTTCAGGTTCTGGTAAATCCACTCTCATCAATGAAATTCTTTATAAGGAACTCGCAAGCTCTGTGATGGGAATGAAACTCGTTCCAGGAAAACACAAAAAAATCCTAGGCAAAGACCAAATTGATAAGGTCATTAACATTGATCAGTCGGCCATTGGAAGGACTCCACGTTCCAATCCAGCCACTTACACTGGTTTGTTTACCTTTGTGAGAGATTTATTTAGCGGACTGGAAGAAGCAAAAGTTCGGGGTTATGGCCCGGGACGATTTAGTTTCAACGTGGCTGGTGGGCGCTGTGAAAAATGCGAAGGGGACGGGATCTTAAAAATTGAAATGCATTTCCTTCCCGATATTTATGTAGAATGTGAAGTTTGTAAAGGAAAAAGATACAACCGCGAAACCTTAGAGGTCAAATACAAAGGAAAACATATCTCTGATATTTTGGATATGACCGTAGAAGAAGCCGTTATCTTTTTTGAAAATATCCCAAACCTCAAACGAAAACTAGATACGCTGATGGATGTGGGCCTTGGGTATATTAAACTGGGCCAAGCTGCCACCACTTTTTCCGGGGGAGAAGCCCAAAGGATCAAACTATCCACAGAACTTTCCAAAAGACCGACGGGCAAAACTCTCTATATTTTAGATGAACCAACCACTGGCCTTCATTTTGAAGATATCGAAAAATTACTCTCTGTTTTACAAGTGCTTGTGGACAAGGGTAATTCTATGGTCATCATCGAACATAACTTAGATGTGATCAAAGCCGCTGACTATATCATCGACATTGGTCCGGAAGGTGGGGACGGAGGTGGAGAAGTGATTGCTACCGGAACACCGGAAGAGGTTGTTACCGTAAAACGTTCGTTTACTGGTCAATACTTAAAAAAAGTTTTGGAAGAAGAAAAGGCGCTAAATTTGAAGTTTTCCAAAAAGAAATCCAAGTAA
- a CDS encoding acyl-CoA dehydrogenase codes for MSGTLENLILKFGEPGSPYPKDRKEFGESFYRSWKPILIQEGFYRFLFGHESYLEFQKKLSSLSEDPIGVSLALSCMVEVNVAGGILSHATQVYSKNIGQNLIQNDSLNREPNGADIFNSLWDGFRTENPTKIFAVGVSEPGWESKLRKLSSTVIEGKLSGTKSFITNGAEADLIFWVTKSEEENPVYLVRRSQDLRKPNLESVTSNISKQTKEESFHTDFTPLVSHLKLTLCEYPIDPEDLILDNYGKLGMELRLKELLSLVSLLIGKTKKLSLENQLVNEKRKNLCLWRENFLGDCQGNPNADFLLSGFPFPTEGLLLALCKHWNLESPKDLKSVDPDYQLFVWEDQFTQMLIQKKKRKLS; via the coding sequence GTGAGTGGGACACTTGAAAATTTAATTTTAAAATTTGGGGAACCTGGATCTCCTTATCCCAAGGATAGGAAGGAGTTTGGGGAAAGTTTCTATCGTAGTTGGAAACCAATCTTAATTCAGGAGGGATTCTACCGATTTCTATTTGGACACGAATCCTATTTAGAATTTCAAAAAAAACTCTCCAGTCTCTCAGAAGATCCAATCGGTGTTTCTTTGGCACTTTCCTGTATGGTGGAAGTAAACGTGGCCGGTGGGATTTTATCCCATGCGACACAAGTTTATAGTAAAAACATTGGCCAAAATTTAATCCAGAACGATAGTTTAAATAGGGAACCTAACGGAGCGGATATTTTTAATTCACTTTGGGACGGCTTCCGGACAGAAAACCCAACGAAAATTTTTGCGGTGGGTGTAAGCGAACCGGGTTGGGAGTCAAAACTCCGTAAACTGAGTTCTACTGTCATAGAAGGAAAACTATCCGGAACAAAATCTTTTATCACGAATGGGGCAGAAGCTGACTTAATCTTTTGGGTGACTAAATCGGAAGAGGAAAATCCTGTATATTTGGTTCGGAGATCTCAAGATCTGAGAAAGCCAAACTTAGAAAGTGTAACATCTAACATTTCTAAACAAACTAAAGAAGAATCTTTCCATACTGATTTCACTCCCTTAGTTTCGCATCTCAAACTGACGTTATGCGAATATCCTATTGATCCAGAAGATTTAATTTTAGATAACTACGGAAAACTAGGAATGGAACTTAGGTTAAAAGAACTCCTTTCGCTTGTTTCCTTACTCATTGGAAAAACCAAAAAACTTTCCTTGGAAAATCAATTGGTGAACGAAAAGAGAAAGAATCTCTGCTTATGGCGAGAAAACTTTCTTGGCGACTGCCAAGGAAATCCAAATGCAGATTTTTTACTTTCTGGTTTTCCTTTTCCTACAGAAGGACTTCTTTTGGCTCTTTGTAAACATTGGAATTTAGAATCTCCCAAAGACCTTAAATCAGTGGATCCTGACTACCAACTTTTTGTTTGGGAAGATCAGTTTACACAAATGTTAATCCAAAAGAAAAAACGAAAACTATCTTAG
- a CDS encoding cation diffusion facilitator family transporter yields the protein MSKPRPKRSRLVLFLSLSGLLSLCIFFIEWIGSKESGSLALFADAGHIFTDVFAHLISLFALLIASKKPTQKYPFGFHRFEVLAAFLNGLLLIGMAGFILYESYLRFSKPGHVEADSMLAYSLIGFGINLISAGLLVGVSKTSLNLKSAYLHVLSDLLGTLAVVVGALIIRFTGFREVDSFLSIILGIFILKTSYGIVKESVEILIEADTSDFDKAHLLTHIKVLNGIESVPQITVRKLTSGVFSVELQILVVKGSDRDKIVLEIHKVLKEEFGVPFVSVEVLSSSLKSQLEDLSVRETEREFGHHGHSHGHAHDHHH from the coding sequence ATGAGTAAACCTAGACCCAAACGTTCGCGCTTGGTTTTATTTTTAAGCCTATCGGGATTATTATCTTTATGTATTTTTTTCATTGAGTGGATTGGCTCAAAAGAAAGTGGAAGCCTTGCATTATTTGCAGATGCAGGACATATCTTCACCGATGTTTTTGCCCATCTGATTTCTTTATTTGCCCTACTCATTGCTTCCAAAAAACCCACGCAGAAATATCCATTTGGATTTCACAGATTTGAAGTTTTGGCAGCCTTTCTCAATGGACTTCTCCTAATAGGAATGGCTGGTTTTATTCTTTATGAAAGTTATTTACGGTTTTCTAAACCTGGTCATGTGGAAGCTGATTCTATGTTGGCATATTCATTGATTGGATTTGGAATCAATTTAATTTCTGCAGGACTACTTGTCGGAGTGAGTAAAACAAGCCTTAATTTAAAGTCCGCCTATTTGCATGTATTAAGTGATTTATTAGGAACTTTGGCAGTCGTTGTCGGAGCACTGATTATTCGATTTACTGGATTTCGCGAAGTTGACAGTTTCCTAAGTATCATTTTGGGGATATTCATTCTAAAAACATCTTATGGCATTGTGAAAGAATCGGTAGAAATTCTAATAGAAGCAGACACTAGCGATTTTGACAAAGCCCATTTGCTAACACACATAAAAGTTTTAAATGGAATTGAATCGGTTCCCCAAATTACTGTTCGTAAACTCACGTCAGGTGTATTTTCTGTCGAATTACAGATCTTAGTTGTTAAAGGTTCAGACAGAGACAAAATTGTATTAGAGATTCATAAAGTATTAAAAGAGGAATTTGGAGTTCCTTTTGTTTCTGTAGAAGTCCTTTCTTCATCCTTAAAAAGCCAATTAGAAGATCTATCTGTCAGAGAAACAGAACGTGAATTTGGACATCATGGGCATAGCCACGGTCATGCGCATGACCACCACCACTAA
- a CDS encoding OmpA family protein codes for MRNKFLSLTVFFLFGFLSLSSLSADWVYFPYEYNQIYKEKYALELELADIRKQHQNELNRLEEEKKDLQKENRNLTEDLELEKRNRAKEQDEYSDKMRDYDMRLRGLEKKGTDKERLLADENRKREEKDRADLETYKKKLEEKERECLQKEQKLRETYEAKTDELKERIRNLEEELANLRKLTKEQKRELERLAEQTKEFEEKLAKEITSGQIRLKRFHNKLIINIDDKISFDSGSSELKPAILPAIEKIREILASYPENYIVVEGHTDNVPIKTKFRNNWHLSSERALSVLDYMLQNKNLNPKNFSSAGYGEFQPIVPNTSKENKALNRRVDIVVVPRATGSLSTNHE; via the coding sequence ATGCGAAATAAGTTCCTTTCCCTTACTGTCTTTTTTCTATTTGGATTTCTTTCGTTATCTTCTCTATCTGCGGACTGGGTTTATTTTCCATATGAATACAACCAAATCTACAAAGAAAAATATGCTTTGGAATTGGAACTTGCTGACATTCGCAAACAACATCAAAACGAATTGAATCGTTTGGAAGAAGAAAAAAAAGATCTCCAAAAGGAAAATCGAAACCTAACAGAAGACTTGGAGCTGGAAAAACGCAATCGTGCCAAAGAGCAAGATGAATATTCCGATAAAATGCGCGATTACGATATGCGCCTTCGTGGTTTAGAGAAAAAAGGAACTGACAAGGAACGATTACTCGCAGATGAAAACAGGAAACGTGAGGAAAAAGACCGAGCCGATTTAGAAACTTATAAGAAAAAACTCGAAGAGAAAGAGCGCGAGTGCCTGCAAAAAGAACAAAAACTGAGAGAAACTTATGAAGCAAAAACTGACGAACTGAAAGAAAGAATTCGTAATTTAGAAGAAGAACTGGCTAACCTTCGCAAACTCACAAAAGAACAAAAAAGAGAATTAGAAAGACTTGCGGAACAAACAAAAGAGTTCGAAGAAAAATTGGCAAAAGAAATTACCTCGGGCCAAATTCGACTCAAACGTTTTCATAACAAACTCATCATTAATATCGATGATAAAATTTCTTTTGATAGTGGTTCTTCCGAATTGAAACCAGCAATCCTTCCCGCGATCGAAAAAATTAGAGAAATCTTAGCATCCTATCCAGAAAATTACATTGTGGTAGAAGGACATACAGACAATGTGCCTATCAAAACAAAATTTCGCAATAACTGGCATTTATCCAGCGAACGGGCATTATCCGTGTTGGATTATATGTTACAAAACAAAAACCTAAATCCAAAAAACTTTTCTAGTGCAGGTTATGGCGAGTTCCAACCAATTGTGCCAAATACATCCAAAGAAAATAAAGCTCTCAATCGGAGAGTAGACATTGTGGTTGTTCCAAGGGCCACTGGCTCTCTCAGTACAAATCATGAGTAA